Within the Anaerohalosphaeraceae bacterium genome, the region GCTAATCCCGGAACAGTTCCCGATACCGCCCGAACCGCTGCCGGCTGCTGTTCAAAAGCGAATCCACAATCGCCTTGACCGGCTCACACAGCCCGTCACGCTCCGCCAGCAGACGCACCTGCTCCAGAACCGGCTTGTCACTTCGCCAGATAAACTTGAACGCCTCAAACAGCGCCGCCTTCTGCTCGTCATTCAGTCCGGCCCGCGCCATCCCGCGCTTGTTCAGCGCCCGAACTTCGTGCGGATAATGCCCGCTGATAATCACAAACGGCGGCACATCGTGATTAATCCCCGTATAGCCCGCCGCATAGCACCACTTGCCCACTGTACAAAACTGATGAATCGCCACCAGCCCGCTCAGCCAAGCCCCCATCTCAATCTTGCAGTGGCCGCTCACCTGCGTATAGTTGCTGATGACAATCTTATCCTCCAGAATGCAGTCATGCCCCAGATGGACCCCGATCATCAGCAGGTTGCCGCTGCCGACAATCGTATCTTCCTCCGGATGCATGCTCGGATGAATCGTCACGAATTCCCGAATGACGTTGTTGTCGCCGATTTTCAGT harbors:
- the lpxA gene encoding acyl-ACP--UDP-N-acetylglucosamine O-acyltransferase; the protein is MSTQIHPTAVVHPSAQLGDGVVIGPYCVVEEGVTIGDGTVLDAHVIIGKRTKLGCRNRLFPNCVIGKPPQILGANDQTPIGGLKIGDNNVIREFVTIHPSMHPEEDTIVGSGNLLMIGVHLGHDCILEDKIVISNYTQVSGHCKIEMGAWLSGLVAIHQFCTVGKWCYAAGYTGINHDVPPFVIISGHYPHEVRALNKRGMARAGLNDEQKAALFEAFKFIWRSDKPVLEQVRLLAERDGLCEPVKAIVDSLLNSSRQRFGRYRELFRD